The Microbacterium sp. SORGH_AS_0862 region GCACGAAGGTTCTTCTGCCGCCGCCAGAGTCCGCGCCAGACGTCCACGGATACGTTGATACGGCCGCGCAACCTGTCGCCCATGCATTCCTGTCGTACACATCCGCCCCGGCGGGCCCGGCGGAGGTTCATCTGTCGGTCCCCGCGCGCGGCATGTGGCTAACCGCCCTTCTCATCACCGGATTGACCGCGGTGTTGGTTGGGTTGATGCGGTTTCTTCCCTACGCGAAGGAGACCTGGGTCAACTCGCCTGACTCGGCGTCAGCGCTCTTGATCGCCGCCGCGGCGCTACTGGTGGGTTACCTGGCTGCGGGAAGAGAGCACTCTCTGGTTCTGAGCGCGCTCAACTTTCTTCGCTCATTGCTGTTGCTTTCGATGCTGTCGTTGCTGCTAGTTGCGACGAGCATCGTCGGTCAGTTGCATCAGCCGTATCTCGACTGGCTATGGGCAGCCCTACTGTTACTGAACGCGGCGGCGGCCGGCTTCCTACTTCTGCCACGCCTCATGTCGAAGGTCCAGAGTATGATCGGATTCGTCACGCGATGGGTGCAACGAGAGAACAACGGGGCAGGGCAGCATGACTGAGTCAAGTGGTAGCCGCAACTCAAGCGCATCGTCACAGGGATTTGGCGGTGCTCGCTTGAGCGCGCTGACCTCAAGTGGGTCCGCTTTTGTCGCCTCCCGCGGCGACAGCAACGCGCAGGCGTATCGAAGCTCCAAGTACGTCGTGGGCCAGGGCCGCCACCAACGTTGAGGTCGGCGGCACAAGCGCTCGAAAGCTTCACCCTTGAGCCCGCTCGGTTAGCACCGCTGGCCTGACCCCTCCCCCATCCGGCACTAGCGCAGGCCACCTCCGATCGCTAGCGTGAGCACACGCGCTATCAGTTGGGGAACGGGCGCGTGGAGCACGGAGGCCGCCCGAGCTTCCGGCGACTGGGGGAAAGATGGACGACGCACGACCCGTTTATGCACCCGGGTGGTATCCGGATACCACGGCGCCGGGCTTCGAAAGGTGGTTCGACGGCGCCGCGTGGACGCAACACACAAGGCCAACAGAGGCCGGCGGAGCAGCTCCCACGCACGTCGATGAGACCGCCGACACCCCCAGAGCGGCCGGTGAACCGGCAGCGGCTCCGCGCCGCTGGTACGCGCGAAAGGCGATCATCATTCCTGTGGCGGTCGCCGCCAGCGTGGTGGTCATCTCATCACTGTCGGTCGCCTTGGGCTCTTCACGCCGATCGGACATCACGCCGGTCGCGTCACAACCCCTCGCCTCCGAGGCCGGTGCGGAGAAGCTCACCGAGACACCCGAGCCGCTTGTCACCGTTCCCAACGTGGTCGGGATATCCGGCGCCGAAGCGACCTCGGCACTGTCAGCCGCCGGCTTCACCGTCGATCTCGGCGGCGGAGACCCCACGATGCCGGTCGTCACGCAGGACATTGCGGGCGGCAGCCAAGCGGCGGCAGGTGCGACCGTCCGGCTCACGCTTGAGGAGAAACCCGCGCTCTCGCTCGGACAACAGAATGCGCTGCGCTCGGCGACGCAATACCTCGGATTCATGCACTTCAGCCGTGCGGGCCTTCTGGAGCAGTTGACGAGCGAGTACGGCGAGGGCTACCCCGCGGAGGATGCGGAGTTCGCGATCGCGGCCCTCGAGCAGGCCGGCAAGGTCGACTGGAACGCCGAGGCCGCTGAGGCAGCGCAGTCCTATCTGGACATGATGGCCTTCAGCAGAGATGGCCTCTACGACCAGCTCACGAGCGAGTATGGCGAGGGGTTCACGCCAGAGCAGGCAAACGCCGGCCTAGCGGCCGTTGGATACTGACGCTCCCGCCTCAGCCCTGCCTGCCCTTGAAGCGGGGGTTGAGCTTGTTGATGACGAAGACCTTGCCACGCCGACGCACGACCTGGGCGCCGGGCTGGTTCTTCAGGGACTTGAGCGAGGCACGAACTTTCACAGCGACTCCTTATTGATAACGGTTCTCAACAACAGGTTATGCTGAGTGCTCCGCCCGAGCAACTGGAGAGGACCGGCATGGAATCGATCCCTGTCGCCATCACCGGGGTGTGCGCCCCCGAACGCCATCTTTTCGCCGAGCGCGCCGCCGCGGCTCTCGGCCGCCGTCTGGTCTGGGCCTACGGCGGCCCGCGACACACGACATCGCACCGCCCGCAGGGATTCTGGGCCGGCGGGAGCGATCAGCTCGCCCTCTTCGACTGCGCGACCGACCTCGATCCGCTGCACTTCAGCGGCGCCTTCGACACCCCGCCCGCGCTGGTGTGCGTCATCGACGCTCCGCACATGGTCCAGGACCTGCGCGACGGCTCTGCACTGCGCGCGGACGCTCCTCCCGGCGACGACCGCGGCGATCACGGTGCCCGCGCACGGCAGGCGGCGGCGTTCATCGAGAGCGCGCACGTCATCGCGTTCGTCAACTGGGAGGGCGTCGAGACGGCGAGGCTCGCGATGCTCATGGCGCTCGCCTCGCATCTGAATCCCCTGGCCCGCATCCGTCTCACGCGTAATCCTCACGAGGACGTGCGCGCAGCACTCGCCACGGACACGTCGACCCCCGTCGGCGAGCGCGCCGGATGGGTGCGGATGCTGAACGACGAGCACGACCCGCACATGACGGATCGCCGCGTGACGACCTTCCGGTACGAGCAGCTGCGCCCCTTCCACCCGGAGCGCCTCGTGCGCGCGCTCGACGACGAGATCGACGCGCGGCGCTGGGGACTCGTGCTGCGCTCGGTCGGCTTCTGCCGCCTGGCGACCCGCCAGGGCATGCTCGCGCGCTGGGAGCAGGTCGGATCCGCCATGTGGCTCGACCCCCTCCACGCCCGCGATGCCTACAGCTGCATCGGGCAGGAGATCGCCGTCACCGGACTCGACTTGAACGCCGGCGCGGTGGCTCGGGCCCTCGATGACGCCGCCCTGACGGATGCGGAGATGGATGCCGGCCCCGAGGCTTGGGAGCGGTTCACCGACCCGCTGCCGGCCTGGCCCGTCGAAGCCTGATCAGAGCGCGCGCAGGATGTCCTCCACGCGCTGCTTCGCGTCGCCGAACAGCATCTGCGTGTTCTCTCGGATGAACAGCGGGTTCTCGACGCCCGCGTAACCGGACGCCATCGACCGCTTGAAGACGACGACCTGGCGTGCCTCCCAGGCCCGGATCACCGGCATCCCCGCGATGGGGCTCGAGGGGTCTTCGGCCGCCGAGGGGTTCACGGTGTCGTTGGCGCCGATCACGAGCACGACCGAGGTGTGCGCCATGTCGTCGTTGATCTCGTCCATCTCCAGCACGATGTCGTACGGCACCTTCGCCTCCGCGAGGAGGACGTTCATGTGCCCGGGCAGACGGCCGGCGACGGGGTGGATGCCGAATCGCACCTCGACCTCTCTCGCCCGCAGCCGCTCGACGAGCTCGGCGACCGGGTACTGTGCCTGCGCGACGGCCATTCCGTAACCCGGCACGATCACGACGCTGTCGGCGTCGGCGAGCATCTCCGCCACCGCCTCCGCATCCGTCTCGCGATGCTCGCCGGCCGCGACCGACGCTCCGGATGCGGCCGGCGCACCGAAGCCGCCCGCGATGACGGCCAGCAGCGAGCGGTTCATCGCCTTGCACATGAGAAACGAGAGGTACGCGCCGGAGGATCCCACGAGAGCACCGGTGATGATCAGCAGGTCGTTGTCGAGGAGGAATCCCGCGGCGGCCGCCGCCCAACCGGAGTAGCTGTTGAGCATAGAGACGACGACGGGCATGTCGCCGCCGCCGATCGAGGCGACGAGGTGCCAGCCGAGCGCCAGGGCGAGCGCTGTCACCGCGATCAGCAGCGCCAGCGTCGGGGTGACGATGTACCAGACCGTGAGCGCGGCGAAGACGAGCAGCGCGCCGAGGTTGAGCACGTTGCGCCCCGGCAGCATGAGCGGCCTCGACGGCATCCGGCCCGAGAGCTTGAGGTACGCGACCAGCGACCCGGTGAAGGTCACCCCGCCGATGAACACCCCGACGAAGACCTCGCCGTGGTGGATGTCGCGGAGCGCGCCCGTGAGTCCGCCGTCGTGCAGGTGCCCGTTCCAGCCCACGAGCACGGCGGCGAGGCCGACGAAGCTGTGCAGCAGTGCGATGAGCTCGGGCATCCCGGTCATCTCGACCGAGCGGGCGCGCCAGAGTCCGATTGCGGCTCCTACCGCGACCGCGGCGACCAGCAGTGGCAACCCGAGGGCCGCGGCGCCGGACGCGAACGCGCCCGTGACGGTGGCGACGACCGTCGCCGCCAGGGCGATGGCCATGCCGGCGATGCCCGACACGGCGCCGGCACGTGCGGTCTCGTGGCGGCTGAGGCCCGCCAGGCTCAGGATGAAGAGGATCGCCGCGACCAGATAGGCGGCGTTCGCGACGGCGGCAACGGTCATCGGTTCGTCCCCTTCGAGAACATCGCGAGCATGCGACGGGTGACAGCGAAGCCTCCGAAGACGTTGATGCTGGCCAGCAGCACGGCGGCAGCGGCGAGGATCTGCACGACCGGCTCGGGGACCGTGAGCTGTGTGAGGGCACCGACCACGATGATCCCGGAGATGGCGTTGGTCACGCTCATGAGCGGGGTGTGCAGGGCGTGGTGCACCTTGCCGATCACGTAGTAGCCCACGACGATCGACAGCGCGAGCACGGTCATGTGTTGCGGCAGCGGCGCCGGCGCGAAGGTCACGACCGCGAACAGCGCGAGGGCGGCCAGCACGAGCAGCAGGAGCTTCCGCCCACGTCTCGGCGGCGGCGGCTCGGCGACGGATGCGGCCGGCGTCGGCGCCGCGACGGGCGCCGCGGACACGGCGACGGGAGGCGGCGGCCAGAGCACCTCGCCTCCCGTCGCGACCGTCACGGAACGCTGCACGACGTCGTCGAGGTCCAGCACGAGAACGCCGTCCTTGCCGGGCGTGAGCAGGCGCAGCAGGTTGAGCACGTTCGTCCCGTACAACTGGGACGACTGCGCGGGCAGACGTCCCGCGAGGTCGGTGTAACCGAGGATCACGACGCCGTTCTCGGTCACGACCCGTCGGTCGGCGACCGATCCCTCGACGTTCCCGCCGTGCCCTGCCGCCATGTCGACGATCACGCTGCCGGGCCGCATCCGTGCGACATCCTCCGCCGTGATCAGCCGCGGCGCGGCGCGCCCCGGGATGAGCGCGGTGGTGATGACGATGTCGACTTCGGCCGTCTGCGCGCTGTAGAGCTGGGCTGCGGCGCGGTCGTACTCTTCGCTCGTCGCGCGCGCATAGCCGTCACTCGAGACGGTCTGGGCGACCACCGTCACGGGAAGGTACTCGCCGCCGATGGAGCGCACCTGATCGGCGACCTCGGGGCGCGGGTCGGTCGCGCGCACGATGGCGCCGAGGCTGGATGCGGTTCCGATCGCCGCGAGGCCGGCGACACCCGCGCCGGCGACGAGGACTTTGGCCGGCGGCACCTTGCCCGCGGCGGTCACCTGACCGGTGAAGAAGCGACCGAACTCGTTCGCCGCCTCGACCACCGCCCGGTAGCCGGCGATGTTGGCCATGGAGCTGAGCACGTCCATCGACTGGGCCCGCGAGATCCGCGGGATCGCGTCCATCGCGAGCGCCGTCACGCCCCGCGCCGCCAGCCGGTCGACGAGGTCGGGATTCAGCGCGGGGGCGAGCTGGGTGATGAGTACCGCACCCGCACGCAGTCGGGCGATCTCGTCCTCGCGCGGCGCGTCGACGCCGAGCACGATGTCCGCACCCCAGGCGTCGGGCGCGTCTCCGATCGCCGCCCCTGCGTCGAGGTAGGACGTGTCGGGGAACGCCGCCCGCGCGCCGGCATCCGCTTCGACGACGACCTCGTAGCCGAGGGCGATCAGCTTGCCGACGGTCTGCGGCGTGGCGGCGACGCGGTTCTCACCGTCACCCTCCGAGACGATGCCGATGCGGGTCATGGAGCGACTCCTCGTGCGGGGCGGGGCGGTGGGGGCGCGGCGTGCCGCTGCTCTCATCCGAGCATGCCGACCCCCATCCGCACCAGCACGACGACCGTGCGAAATCCGTCGCGGTCAGTGCGCGCGGACCGCACGCGGCCGGAACATCGCCACGAGGACGACCATCGCGACGAGCTCGACGAGCGTCTGCGTCACGACGACGAGCGGCGCGAGCGACAGGAACGCGGGCAGCGCCAAGGCGAGCGGGAGGACCACGAGCGAGTTGCGGGTCACCCCGCTGAACACCGTCGCGATCCGTTCGGGGCGCCGCATCCGGACGACCTTCGCCACGAGCACGCCCAGAACGGCCGCGATGACGGCGAACGCGGTGAACAGGGGGACGACGGCGGCGAGATCGGCGAGGCGCTCCCCCACCGCATGCACCTGCGAGCCCACGACGACCGCGAGCACGAGCATCATCAGCGGCACCATCGCGCGGAGCACCCCGGCCTCGAGGGCGCGGACGGCGCGCAGACGGCGCGCGAGCAGCTGGGTGACGGCGGCGAGCGCGAGCGGCAGGACGATGAGCAGCCCGAACGCCTCGACGAACGGACCCGGCTCGATCCCGCCGACCAGCTCGGGACCCGCCATGATCCAGAGATAACCGGGCAGGAGCACGAGTTGGGCGAGCATGAGCAACGGTGTCGCCGCGAGCAGGCGCTCCCGCGCACCGCCGGCCAGGTGGGCGAACACGATCACGTAGTCCACGCAGGGCGTCAGCAGCACGAGCAGCACGCCCGCGAGCAGAGCCGCATCGTGGGCCACGACGCGCGACAGGGCGAAGACGACGATCGGCACGAGCACGAAGTTCAGGACGAGCACCGCCGCCAGGAAGCGCCCGTCGCGCAGCGCCTGCCCGATGCGAGCGAAGGGCACCGCGAGGAACGTGGCGTACAGCAGCGCGCCCAGGGTGGGTGTGATGGTCGCTTCGAGTGCCGGCGCGCTCGCGGGCGCGGTCAGACCGACGACGACGCCGAGCGCGATGGCGGCCAGATAGAGGACGACCTGATGGCGCTCCGCCCACTCACCCCATCCGCGCACGAGACCAGCCTGCCGCATCCGCGCGGACGAACGCCCTCGATCAGCGACCGAGCGGCCGGCCGCCGCGAGGCTCAGCTTGCGCGCCGGCGCGAGCGCAAGACGAGCGCAGCCGCCCCCAGCAGCGTGAGCGCGACGGCGGCACCGAGGCCGCCGTACGGCGCTTCGGTTCCGGTCGCCGCGAGCGTGCCCGCTGCCACGATGCGCACCGGAGCCCAGCCGATCAGAGTGCCGTCCGCCGCGTAGACGACAAGGCGGTGCTCGCCGAGTGGCGCGTCGGCGGGGATGCGCGCGCGGACGGCGCCCGCCGCATCCACCGTGCCCGCGGCGATCCGCTGCGGCGTGGAGTACAGCCACACCTCGACGGCGGCGCCCGCATGCCGGACGCCCACCGACACCGTCACCATCGCGCCGCGCTCGACGCGCTCCGGGGCGCTCACGCCGCCACGGTTTTCGGGCGAAAGCGCGTCACCGGGGAGAGGCGTGACGCCGACACCCGGCGAGCCGCCACCCGTTCCCGGAAGACCCGGCTGCGCGCCCGGGCCACCTGGCTCGGTCCCGGGATTGCCCGGCTCGGTCGGTTCCGGACCGCCCGGGAGCGAGCCCATACACAACGCCTCGACGGCGAACCCGTCGGCGAACCAGTACGCCGGCCGCATGCCGCCGAGGGAGAGGGATGCCGGGGCGGTCGCGAAACCCTCGTTGTTCAGGTCGGGCATGCCCGCCGGGCGGGCCACGTGCGCCACCGACGGCGAAGCCGTCCCGTTGAGCGTGATCTGCGCCGCGGTGCCGCCGCAGCCGTTGTCGCAGACGGCCCACAGCACGCCGAGCACGGTGTCGTAGTCGAGCGCCATGACGCCCGGCAGGCCCGGGTCGAGCGTCGCCACGAGGTGGGCCTCACCTCCGGGCAGCAGCGCGAGGGCGTGCACGAGCCCGGTGTCCTCGACGGCGACGAAGAACAACCCGTCGCCGTGCCCGGGGTACAGCGCGGGATCGTAGGCGACACCTGTCGTGCTGACGAGGGCGCCCGCGAGGTCATCGTCCGACACCCACTCCACGGCCTCGAGCCCGACGTTCGCGGCCACGGCGCCCAGGCCCGGGACCACGTCGTTGAGCTCCCACTGCGCGCTCGCGACCACATCCGGCCCGGGTGCTGCGGGATCGACCTGCAGGATCGTGTTTCGGTTGACGCCCTTGGCCGCGTTGTCGCGCTCGGAAGCGAGGAAGACCCGTCCCGATCCGTCGACCGTGATGCCCTCGGCATCGGGGCCCGCCTTCTCGGGCGAGCCGGCATCCGCGATGAATCGCGCCCGCTTGCCCTGATCCCAGCCGGGCGCGAACGACGTGGTGCCGTCGGCCGCGATCGCGAGCTTCCAGAACGTGCCGGTGCCGTTGTCGACGGCCCAGAGGAAGGCCCCGTCGGCAGTGTCCTGGACGTCGAGGCCAGAGCTGTCCTCGAGGAAGGTCGGGGCAGGATCCAGCACGCGGACCTCCGCGGAGCCGGGCCACGCTCCGACAGGAAGCGCACCGGGGCACAGGTTCGACGCCCCCTTCGTGGGCTCGGATGTGGTGGCGAAGGCGCCCGTCGCATCGGGGCAGCGTCCCCAGGTGGTCGCCGCGTGCCCAGCTCCCCAGCTCGTCTCGTCGATGAGTGCGGCGCCGTCGAACAGGCGCACCCGGTCGCCGCCGCCCAGACCGAAGCCGAGCTGCTCGCGGTCGATCACGAGATAGCCCCCCGCGGCGATCGAGCGTCCTGCAGGCAGCGCATAAGCGTGGGCATCGTCGTCATCCTTCACGACGATCCCGCTCACGTCGAGCGGTGCATCGGTCGGGTTGACGAGCTCGATCCAGTCATCCGGGGCGCCGCCGTCCGACTCCACCTCGTTGATGCGCACCGGGTTGCCGCATGCGTTGGGCGACCCCTTGGTCGAAGTGGAGACGTCGACCAAGTCCCCTGTGCCCTCGGGGCAGCGAGCGAGCACACCGTCGGCGTGCGCGGCGTACACGTGCTCGTCGACCGTGAGCCCGGAGGCATCCCGCAGCGTGACCGTGTCGCCGTTGCCGAGCCCGAAGACGAAGTCGCGGCCACCGTCGAAGACGAACCGTGCGCCTGCCGCCAGCACCGTGCCCACCGGCAGCGGCGTCGCCTCGCCGGCGTGGCCGACCGGGTCGTTGTCCATGACACTCCAGCCCGAGATGTCGACCGGCGACGCCGCATGGTTGATGATCTCGACCCAGTCGGTCGCATCGCCGTTCGACTCGATCTCGTTGATCGCCACATCCGGCATGACGCAGGAATTGGTCGCGCCCGGAGTCGGGTGTGCGAGCACGAAATCTGCATCGCCACCGGCGCAGCGGGCCAGGGTCGCATCCGCCTCCGAGCCGTTCAGCGCTGCGTGGCCCTGCCATGCCCCGGTGCGATCGACGAGTGACCCGGCGGGGTCGAACAGACGGATCTCGTCGGTGCTGCCGATCCCGATCGCTGTGCCGAAGGCCGCGGCGGCCCCGCCGACCACACCGACGGTGCCCGCGTCCACCACGGCGAACTGTCCGGCCGCGATCACGGTTCCGGGCGTGAAACGCCAGCTGTGATCGTCGGAGTTGTCGCGCAACTCATAGCCCGAGATGTCGAGGTCTCTCTCGCCCGCGTTGGTGAGTTCCACCCAGTCGGCCGGAGACGAGTCCACCTCGCTCAGCCGAACCGAGCCGGGGATCGCCGGTACCACGACGTCGTTGGCGGCACCCCTGGTCGGCTGCGCCGTGACGCCCCACCCCGACGAGAGGACCCCGTATGTCGTGGGGGCATGGCTGCTCCACGCCCGTTCGTCGACGAGGGCTCCCGTCGCGTCGAACAGACGCACCGCGTCGTCCTTCCCGAGTCCGAAGTCGAACTGGCCGGCGCCGCCCTTGAGCTCGTCGATGACGAGGAATGCTCCGGGCGCCAGGCTCGTTCCCGTCGGGATCACCCAGACGTTCTCGTCCTTGTTGTCCTTGACGCTCCAGCCGTCGAGCTCGACGGCCGTCGAACCGGCGTTGAAGAACTCGATCCAGTCGCCCGGCGTTCCGCCGTCGGACTCGACCTCATTGATACGGATGCTTGCTTCGGCGGCGACGGCGGCGGACGGCGCGGCGATCAGGACGGTCGCGGCGAGCGCGCCGGCCGCGGCCGCAGCGAGGAGTGGGGACAGGCGGGACATGGCTCTCCTGGGGCAGGGTGCGGGTCACCCCAGGTCATCGAGAGCAGATGGCGCCAGAGGGCACGGTCGGCGACGGGCCGGTGAACACGGGGTGTCCACTTGCCCCGGCGCCCGCGTCGCTCAGGCCACGCGCGTGCCCGGCGGCAGCGACCGCGCCGGCGTCCGTGTCCGGCGATAACCGCCCCAGAAGAGCAGACCCGCAACCACCAGCTGGACGCCGAGGCCCACGAACCAGCTGGGCGCGAGCCCCGCCGTCTGCTCCTGGGTGCTCGGGTAGGGCTGCTCCGGGTTCTCGCAGCCGTCGTTGCGCACCTCGGTCTCCGGCGGGATCTGCGCGAGCCGCACGCCCGAGGCGATCTGGCCGAAGAGGTCCTGCGTGTACCCGTTGCGGTCGTAGACCGTCGGGGTCGCGTCGGCGATCACGACGAACGGGTTGGCGGCGAAAACCCACCACACCCGGTCGAAGCGCGGCACCTCGGTCGTGTACGTCTCCCACGGGCTGCACGAGAGGACCCCGCCGCTCATGTCGTACTCCATGCCCCATCGGGATGAGGTCGTCACCTCGGTGCGGGTGGAGATGCCGCCGAGGCCGAAAACGATGAGGGTCCCGACCACGAACGCGGCCATGACGAGATAGGTCGATGCGACGGAGAACAGGGGACGCGCCAGCAGGGCACTGAGTCCCACTCCGATCGCGGCGAAGATGCCGATCTCCAGGATCAGCACCAGCAGCGACACGGCGAGGGATGCGGGCGCGACGCCGCCGGCGATCGTCGCGGCGATGAGGAACGGCACGGCGACGGCGAGGAACGCGAGCCCGGTGACCCAGGCGGCGAGGAGCTTTCCGAAGACGATCTCGGCCGTGGTGGCCCGCGTCACCTGGACGGCCGCGAGGGTCGCCGACTCCCGGTCGCCGTTCACGGCGTTGCCCGCGACCGTCGGCGCCACCAGCAGCACCAGCAGCAGCACCATGTAGACGATGACCGAGTAGATCGCGCCTCCAGGCCCGTCGGTGCCCGACCACATCCCGAAGGCCACGAAGGAGAGGACGGTCACGCCGAGCAGGATGACGGCGAACACGCCCAGCAGCACGTACCAGGCCACCGACCGCACTCGCTGGGTCAGCTCCAGGACGGTGATCGTCCACAGTCTCGACGCGTTCACGCGCCCTCCTCCTCGGATGCGGGGGCGACCACTCGCCGGGTCGGAGGTCCATGAACGCCTGTTCGAGACGCCCGACGGCCGGAGCGAACTCGGTGACCGCGATGCCGGCATCCAGGATCGCCCGGAGCCCGTGGGCGGCGTCCGCCTCTCCGGCGAACCCGACGACGAAGGCGTCGCGGTCCCGGCCGATGTCCTGCGGGCGGCGCCCGAGCGCCGCGGCGAACGCGACGGGTGTCGGCGGCTCCCCCCACACGCGCAGCCGCCACGGACGCACCGCCGCCGACGCGCTCGGCGCGGCGACGGAGGTGCCGTCGCGCAGGAAGACGGCGTCGTCGACGAGTTCCTCGAGCTCGGCCAGGACGTGACTCGACACGAGCACGGTGCGCCCCGCAGCGGCGAAACCGCGCAGCAGCCGGCGCAGATCGATGCGCGCCTGCGGATCCAGTCCGGAAGC contains the following coding sequences:
- a CDS encoding Ltp family lipoprotein, whose amino-acid sequence is MDDARPVYAPGWYPDTTAPGFERWFDGAAWTQHTRPTEAGGAAPTHVDETADTPRAAGEPAAAPRRWYARKAIIIPVAVAASVVVISSLSVALGSSRRSDITPVASQPLASEAGAEKLTETPEPLVTVPNVVGISGAEATSALSAAGFTVDLGGGDPTMPVVTQDIAGGSQAAAGATVRLTLEEKPALSLGQQNALRSATQYLGFMHFSRAGLLEQLTSEYGEGYPAEDAEFAIAALEQAGKVDWNAEAAEAAQSYLDMMAFSRDGLYDQLTSEYGEGFTPEQANAGLAAVGY
- a CDS encoding ABC transporter permease, which translates into the protein MNASRLWTITVLELTQRVRSVAWYVLLGVFAVILLGVTVLSFVAFGMWSGTDGPGGAIYSVIVYMVLLLVLLVAPTVAGNAVNGDRESATLAAVQVTRATTAEIVFGKLLAAWVTGLAFLAVAVPFLIAATIAGGVAPASLAVSLLVLILEIGIFAAIGVGLSALLARPLFSVASTYLVMAAFVVGTLIVFGLGGISTRTEVTTSSRWGMEYDMSGGVLSCSPWETYTTEVPRFDRVWWVFAANPFVVIADATPTVYDRNGYTQDLFGQIASGVRLAQIPPETEVRNDGCENPEQPYPSTQEQTAGLAPSWFVGLGVQLVVAGLLFWGGYRRTRTPARSLPPGTRVA
- a CDS encoding lamin tail domain-containing protein, producing the protein MSRLSPLLAAAAAGALAATVLIAAPSAAVAAEASIRINEVESDGGTPGDWIEFFNAGSTAVELDGWSVKDNKDENVWVIPTGTSLAPGAFLVIDELKGGAGQFDFGLGKDDAVRLFDATGALVDERAWSSHAPTTYGVLSSGWGVTAQPTRGAANDVVVPAIPGSVRLSEVDSSPADWVELTNAGERDLDISGYELRDNSDDHSWRFTPGTVIAAGQFAVVDAGTVGVVGGAAAAFGTAIGIGSTDEIRLFDPAGSLVDRTGAWQGHAALNGSEADATLARCAGGDADFVLAHPTPGATNSCVMPDVAINEIESNGDATDWVEIINHAASPVDISGWSVMDNDPVGHAGEATPLPVGTVLAAGARFVFDGGRDFVFGLGNGDTVTLRDASGLTVDEHVYAAHADGVLARCPEGTGDLVDVSTSTKGSPNACGNPVRINEVESDGGAPDDWIELVNPTDAPLDVSGIVVKDDDDAHAYALPAGRSIAAGGYLVIDREQLGFGLGGGDRVRLFDGAALIDETSWGAGHAATTWGRCPDATGAFATTSEPTKGASNLCPGALPVGAWPGSAEVRVLDPAPTFLEDSSGLDVQDTADGAFLWAVDNGTGTFWKLAIAADGTTSFAPGWDQGKRARFIADAGSPEKAGPDAEGITVDGSGRVFLASERDNAAKGVNRNTILQVDPAAPGPDVVASAQWELNDVVPGLGAVAANVGLEAVEWVSDDDLAGALVSTTGVAYDPALYPGHGDGLFFVAVEDTGLVHALALLPGGEAHLVATLDPGLPGVMALDYDTVLGVLWAVCDNGCGGTAAQITLNGTASPSVAHVARPAGMPDLNNEGFATAPASLSLGGMRPAYWFADGFAVEALCMGSLPGGPEPTEPGNPGTEPGGPGAQPGLPGTGGGSPGVGVTPLPGDALSPENRGGVSAPERVERGAMVTVSVGVRHAGAAVEVWLYSTPQRIAAGTVDAAGAVRARIPADAPLGEHRLVVYAADGTLIGWAPVRIVAAGTLAATGTEAPYGGLGAAVALTLLGAAALVLRSRRRAS
- the ykgO gene encoding type B 50S ribosomal protein L36, coding for MKVRASLKSLKNQPGAQVVRRRGKVFVINKLNPRFKGRQG
- a CDS encoding arsenic resistance protein, whose product is MRQAGLVRGWGEWAERHQVVLYLAAIALGVVVGLTAPASAPALEATITPTLGALLYATFLAVPFARIGQALRDGRFLAAVLVLNFVLVPIVVFALSRVVAHDAALLAGVLLVLLTPCVDYVIVFAHLAGGARERLLAATPLLMLAQLVLLPGYLWIMAGPELVGGIEPGPFVEAFGLLIVLPLALAAVTQLLARRLRAVRALEAGVLRAMVPLMMLVLAVVVGSQVHAVGERLADLAAVVPLFTAFAVIAAVLGVLVAKVVRMRRPERIATVFSGVTRNSLVVLPLALALPAFLSLAPLVVVTQTLVELVAMVVLVAMFRPRAVRAH
- a CDS encoding GTP-binding protein translates to MESIPVAITGVCAPERHLFAERAAAALGRRLVWAYGGPRHTTSHRPQGFWAGGSDQLALFDCATDLDPLHFSGAFDTPPALVCVIDAPHMVQDLRDGSALRADAPPGDDRGDHGARARQAAAFIESAHVIAFVNWEGVETARLAMLMALASHLNPLARIRLTRNPHEDVRAALATDTSTPVGERAGWVRMLNDEHDPHMTDRRVTTFRYEQLRPFHPERLVRALDDEIDARRWGLVLRSVGFCRLATRQGMLARWEQVGSAMWLDPLHARDAYSCIGQEIAVTGLDLNAGAVARALDDAALTDAEMDAGPEAWERFTDPLPAWPVEA
- the pntB gene encoding Re/Si-specific NAD(P)(+) transhydrogenase subunit beta, with product MTVAAVANAAYLVAAILFILSLAGLSRHETARAGAVSGIAGMAIALAATVVATVTGAFASGAAALGLPLLVAAVAVGAAIGLWRARSVEMTGMPELIALLHSFVGLAAVLVGWNGHLHDGGLTGALRDIHHGEVFVGVFIGGVTFTGSLVAYLKLSGRMPSRPLMLPGRNVLNLGALLVFAALTVWYIVTPTLALLIAVTALALALGWHLVASIGGGDMPVVVSMLNSYSGWAAAAAGFLLDNDLLIITGALVGSSGAYLSFLMCKAMNRSLLAVIAGGFGAPAASGASVAAGEHRETDAEAVAEMLADADSVVIVPGYGMAVAQAQYPVAELVERLRAREVEVRFGIHPVAGRLPGHMNVLLAEAKVPYDIVLEMDEINDDMAHTSVVLVIGANDTVNPSAAEDPSSPIAGMPVIRAWEARQVVVFKRSMASGYAGVENPLFIRENTQMLFGDAKQRVEDILRAL
- a CDS encoding Re/Si-specific NAD(P)(+) transhydrogenase subunit alpha is translated as MTRIGIVSEGDGENRVAATPQTVGKLIALGYEVVVEADAGARAAFPDTSYLDAGAAIGDAPDAWGADIVLGVDAPREDEIARLRAGAVLITQLAPALNPDLVDRLAARGVTALAMDAIPRISRAQSMDVLSSMANIAGYRAVVEAANEFGRFFTGQVTAAGKVPPAKVLVAGAGVAGLAAIGTASSLGAIVRATDPRPEVADQVRSIGGEYLPVTVVAQTVSSDGYARATSEEYDRAAAQLYSAQTAEVDIVITTALIPGRAAPRLITAEDVARMRPGSVIVDMAAGHGGNVEGSVADRRVVTENGVVILGYTDLAGRLPAQSSQLYGTNVLNLLRLLTPGKDGVLVLDLDDVVQRSVTVATGGEVLWPPPPVAVSAAPVAAPTPAASVAEPPPPRRGRKLLLLVLAALALFAVVTFAPAPLPQHMTVLALSIVVGYYVIGKVHHALHTPLMSVTNAISGIIVVGALTQLTVPEPVVQILAAAAVLLASINVFGGFAVTRRMLAMFSKGTNR